One Streptococcus sp. zg-86 DNA window includes the following coding sequences:
- a CDS encoding putative polysaccharide biosynthesis protein, translating into MTENRTIEQTQQQASMVKGLAWLTAGNFISRLLGIAYIIPWYMWMGSHRAEANALFNMGYQVYGNFLLISTVGLPPAVAKQIAKYNIQGRQDISYYLVREFFKLMLILGALFAGVMFLSSPLLAELSGAKEELIPVMYSLVPPLFIFPAMSIMRGFFQGHQNMKPYAVSQIVEQIVRVIWILGTTFYIMKLGSGNYLSAVTQSTFAAFMGMIASVGVLIYTLYKEGFVAKIIGAKPATDSIDLKPLIVETIKEAIPLIILGCAIQIFQIVDQLTFINTLLQITNYSKKELLVLSAYLTSNPSKITMMIIGITSSIGSVAIPMITERFVQKDIKGTTDLIIDNLQLFFLLIIPAIVGTVVLARPLYSVFYGPAEDQAIYLFIINLLLIFIQGLYSLLGIIIQAIFQNRKAVVYFFIGFAVKLVLQFPSLYLFGVYGPLISTAIGLTVSVILFDRRIYQVIPVSQFRLWKDVRTVLGISLIMGLSVWLVEAGLSWFFPARGYVSSAIHVTISGFVGILIFGVLTLKSRQLDKLIGPRASRLRKKFHIS; encoded by the coding sequence ATGACGGAAAATAGAACAATAGAACAGACACAGCAGCAGGCGAGCATGGTCAAGGGACTGGCTTGGTTGACAGCTGGGAATTTTATTAGTCGTTTGCTTGGAATTGCCTACATTATCCCTTGGTACATGTGGATGGGGAGCCACCGGGCGGAAGCAAATGCCTTATTCAATATGGGGTATCAAGTATATGGGAATTTCTTGCTAATTTCAACGGTTGGCCTACCACCCGCAGTAGCCAAGCAGATTGCCAAATACAATATACAAGGCCGGCAGGATATTTCCTATTATTTAGTCAGAGAATTCTTTAAATTGATGTTAATTTTAGGAGCACTCTTTGCTGGGGTGATGTTTCTCAGTTCTCCACTTTTGGCTGAGCTTTCTGGAGCAAAAGAAGAGCTGATTCCGGTGATGTATAGCTTGGTGCCACCGCTCTTTATTTTTCCAGCTATGAGTATTATGCGTGGTTTTTTTCAAGGACATCAGAATATGAAACCTTATGCCGTCAGCCAAATTGTAGAGCAAATTGTTCGTGTTATTTGGATTTTGGGAACCACCTTCTATATTATGAAATTGGGCTCAGGTAATTACCTTTCCGCAGTAACCCAGTCAACCTTTGCTGCCTTTATGGGTATGATTGCAAGCGTAGGAGTATTGATTTATACCTTGTATAAAGAAGGGTTTGTTGCAAAAATTATAGGAGCAAAACCTGCAACAGATTCAATCGATTTAAAACCATTGATTGTAGAGACGATTAAAGAAGCGATTCCTCTGATTATTTTGGGCTGCGCGATTCAGATTTTCCAAATTGTTGACCAGCTTACTTTCATCAATACCCTACTGCAGATAACAAATTATTCGAAGAAGGAATTATTGGTACTTTCGGCATACTTGACTTCTAATCCCAGCAAAATTACCATGATGATTATCGGTATTACTAGTTCGATTGGGAGCGTAGCGATTCCGATGATTACAGAACGATTTGTGCAAAAAGATATCAAGGGTACAACGGATTTGATTATCGATAATCTTCAGCTATTCTTTCTCTTAATTATCCCTGCGATTGTAGGGACGGTTGTGTTGGCTAGACCGCTTTATAGTGTCTTTTATGGACCAGCAGAAGATCAAGCTATTTACCTTTTTATCATTAATTTGCTATTAATTTTTATTCAGGGATTGTATTCTTTACTTGGGATTATTATTCAAGCCATTTTTCAAAATCGCAAAGCAGTAGTGTATTTCTTCATCGGTTTTGCAGTAAAATTAGTCCTCCAATTCCCATCTTTATACTTGTTTGGAGTTTACGGCCCCTTGATTTCGACTGCGATTGGTTTGACCGTATCAGTTATTTTGTTTGATCGTCGGATTTATCAGGTTATTCCTGTTTCACAATTTCGCTTATGGAAAGATGTTCGGACGGTGTTAGGAATTTCCCTTATCATGGGCCTCAGTGTTTGGTTAGTGGAAGCCGGTCTGAGTTGGTTCTTCCCTGCAAGAGGATATGTATCAAGTGCTATCCATGTAACTATTTCAGGCTTTGTCGGCATTCTAATATTTGGCGTCTTGACCTTGAAGAGCCGTCAATTGGATAAATTGATTGGTCCTCGAGCAAGTCGTCTACGTAAAAAATTCCATATCTCATAG
- a CDS encoding ABC transporter ATP-binding protein, with the protein MIGFIMNYVKQHKWLYLLVAITLIIYDVSLLVPTKIIQGLVDKISQQTLTEASLIQDMLILVGVTILTYVTGYIWHVKLFQSSVRFKFEMQQQSFWKLVVMRTPFYEKFRSGDVMTRFSTDVEGLMDMVGYGLMIVVYAGGMIAFIIPTMFVISWQISLVALIPMVMLVAGIYFIGQQQDKAVEANREAVADLNDEVLEVVEGIRVTRAYSKKERQERKFQERTRKLARGGDNIMVFQSLYSPLATILLGLATVAILGMGAIFLERGQVSLGQVIALQLYTGTLLEPFWMLSDFILVYQTGKTSFVKLQELIETGDDMEEDGKDLLVSLQEVAFRDYDFRYPQAERNSLIGISWTLKAGQTVGIVGKTGSGKTTLVRQFLRQYPIGTQGFTINGQSVLDFKRSSIEGKIGYVPQEHILFSKTVRENIALGKPGSQIEEIAQAIETADFTKDLERMSEGMETMIGERGVSISGGQKQRISIARAFLRNPELLILDDSLSAVDARTERQIIENIQREREGKTNIIVTHRLSAVHHADWILVLEDGRIIEEGTPGQLLANEGWYYEQYQRQQSQEGEEA; encoded by the coding sequence ATGATAGGATTTATTATGAACTATGTAAAACAGCACAAGTGGTTGTATTTACTAGTTGCCATTACCTTGATAATATATGATGTTAGTTTGTTGGTTCCGACCAAGATTATTCAAGGCTTGGTAGACAAGATTAGTCAGCAGACCTTGACAGAAGCCAGTTTGATACAGGATATGCTGATTTTAGTAGGGGTTACTATTTTAACCTATGTTACCGGCTACATTTGGCATGTGAAGTTATTCCAGTCATCGGTGCGCTTTAAATTCGAGATGCAGCAGCAATCATTTTGGAAATTGGTTGTGATGCGAACTCCTTTTTATGAAAAATTTCGTTCAGGCGATGTGATGACGCGCTTTTCAACAGATGTAGAAGGCTTGATGGACATGGTAGGCTATGGTCTGATGATTGTAGTCTATGCAGGTGGAATGATTGCCTTTATTATTCCGACCATGTTCGTCATTTCTTGGCAAATCAGCCTTGTAGCCCTAATTCCTATGGTCATGTTAGTTGCGGGAATCTATTTTATTGGACAGCAGCAGGATAAGGCAGTTGAAGCCAATCGTGAAGCAGTTGCTGATCTTAATGATGAGGTGTTGGAAGTTGTCGAAGGGATTCGTGTAACAAGAGCGTATAGTAAAAAAGAGCGACAAGAACGTAAATTCCAGGAACGCACGCGCAAACTAGCCCGTGGCGGAGACAATATTATGGTCTTTCAATCCTTGTACAGTCCCTTAGCGACCATTTTATTGGGACTTGCGACAGTAGCAATTTTAGGAATGGGAGCGATTTTCTTAGAGCGAGGGCAGGTATCGCTTGGTCAAGTGATTGCCCTGCAACTCTATACAGGAACCTTGCTAGAACCGTTCTGGATGTTATCGGACTTTATCTTAGTTTATCAGACTGGGAAGACCTCTTTTGTCAAATTGCAGGAACTGATAGAAACTGGTGATGACATGGAAGAAGATGGCAAGGACTTACTGGTAAGCCTGCAAGAAGTAGCCTTTAGGGACTATGATTTTCGCTATCCACAGGCAGAACGCAATAGTTTAATAGGAATTTCATGGACCTTAAAAGCTGGTCAGACAGTCGGGATTGTCGGAAAGACTGGTTCAGGAAAAACGACATTGGTTCGTCAGTTCTTGCGCCAATACCCTATCGGAACACAAGGATTTACTATCAATGGTCAATCTGTACTGGATTTCAAGCGGTCTTCAATTGAAGGTAAGATTGGCTATGTACCACAGGAGCATATTTTATTTTCCAAGACGGTACGAGAAAATATCGCTCTTGGAAAGCCCGGTAGTCAGATAGAGGAAATTGCTCAGGCGATTGAAACAGCAGATTTCACCAAGGACTTGGAGCGTATGTCTGAGGGAATGGAAACCATGATTGGTGAGCGTGGGGTGTCGATTTCAGGAGGACAAAAACAGCGGATTTCGATTGCTCGTGCCTTTTTGAGAAATCCAGAATTGCTCATTTTGGATGATTCCTTGTCTGCGGTTGATGCGAGAACGGAACGCCAAATTATTGAAAATATCCAAAGAGAGCGTGAGGGTAAGACCAATATCATTGTGACTCATCGCTTGTCTGCAGTCCATCATGCGGACTGGATTCTGGTGTTAGAAGACGGTCGTATTATCGAAGAAGGAACTCCCGGACAACTCTTAGCAAATGAAGGCTGGTATTATGAACAATACCAACGTCAGCAAAGTCAGGAAGGAGAAGAAGCATGA
- a CDS encoding YozE family protein, with product MRKSFYSWLMTQRNPKSHEPVAILADLAFEETDFPKQSDHFDEVSRFLEERASFSFSMSEFDRIWEDYLAH from the coding sequence ATGAGAAAAAGTTTTTATAGTTGGCTGATGACCCAGCGTAATCCTAAAAGTCATGAGCCGGTTGCTATTCTAGCAGACTTAGCCTTTGAAGAAACAGATTTCCCAAAGCAATCAGATCATTTTGATGAAGTGAGTCGTTTTTTAGAAGAGCGGGCAAGTTTTAGCTTTTCCATGTCAGAATTTGACCGAATATGGGAAGACTATTTAGCTCATTAA
- the frr gene encoding ribosome recycling factor, with the protein MTKEIISKAQERMAHSHQSLAREFSHIRAGRANASLLDRISVEYYGADTPLNQLAGITVPEARVLLITPFDKSILKDIERAINASDLGLTPQSDGTVIRLVIPALTEETRKSLAKDVKKVGENSKVGIRNIRRDAMDEAKKAEKAKEITEDELKTLEKDIQKVTDDAIKKIDQMTAEKEKELLEV; encoded by the coding sequence ATGACAAAGGAAATTATTTCAAAAGCGCAAGAGCGCATGGCACATTCGCACCAAAGTTTGGCACGTGAGTTTAGCCATATTCGTGCAGGTCGTGCTAATGCAAGCCTATTAGACCGCATTTCAGTTGAGTACTACGGAGCAGATACTCCGCTCAACCAGTTGGCAGGGATTACCGTTCCAGAAGCGCGTGTTCTATTGATTACTCCATTTGACAAGTCTATCTTGAAGGACATTGAGCGTGCGATTAACGCTTCTGATCTTGGTTTAACACCGCAATCTGATGGTACAGTTATTCGCTTGGTCATTCCAGCCTTGACAGAAGAGACACGTAAAAGCTTGGCCAAAGATGTGAAGAAGGTTGGGGAAAATTCGAAAGTGGGTATCCGCAATATTCGCCGTGATGCCATGGATGAAGCAAAGAAAGCAGAAAAAGCGAAAGAAATTACAGAAGATGAGTTGAAAACACTTGAAAAAGATATTCAAAAAGTTACCGATGATGCCATTAAGAAAATTGATCAAATGACAGCTGAGAAGGAAAAAGAACTCTTAGAAGTCTAA
- a CDS encoding PhoH family protein, giving the protein MQEHSIDISLSHPDDMLSLFGSNERHLRLMEQELKVVIHARTEVVQVIGEPTDVELTRLVIQSLLVLIHRGLTIQLPDVVTAISMAKNDEIEKFVALYEEEIIKDHYGKPIRVKTLGQKLYVDSIKSHDIVFGIGPAGTGKTFLAVTLAVTALKRGQVKRIILTRPAVEAGESLGFLPGDLKEKVDPYLRPVYDALYQILGKDQTTRLMEREIIEIAPLAYMRGRTLEDAFVILDEAQNTTIMQMKMFLTRLGFHSKMIVNGDSSQIDLPRNVKSGLIDATEKLKKIPQIDFVHFSAKDVVRHPVVAEIIRAYEPEERKE; this is encoded by the coding sequence TTGCAAGAACATTCAATTGATATTTCCCTGTCCCACCCAGATGATATGCTGAGTTTATTTGGGTCAAATGAACGTCATCTGCGCCTTATGGAGCAAGAATTGAAGGTGGTGATTCATGCGCGTACAGAAGTGGTACAGGTGATTGGAGAGCCAACTGATGTCGAGTTGACACGCCTGGTTATCCAGTCCTTACTCGTTTTAATTCATCGTGGATTGACTATTCAGTTACCAGATGTGGTAACGGCTATTTCCATGGCTAAAAATGATGAGATTGAGAAATTTGTGGCCCTCTATGAAGAAGAAATTATCAAAGACCACTATGGTAAGCCTATTCGAGTCAAGACCTTGGGGCAAAAACTCTATGTCGATAGTATCAAAAGTCATGATATTGTCTTTGGAATTGGACCAGCAGGGACAGGAAAGACCTTTCTTGCCGTCACACTTGCCGTGACTGCCTTAAAACGTGGACAAGTGAAGCGGATTATCCTCACCCGTCCTGCGGTGGAAGCAGGGGAAAGTCTGGGATTTTTACCGGGTGATTTGAAAGAGAAAGTCGATCCCTATCTTCGTCCAGTCTATGATGCCCTTTATCAGATTTTAGGAAAAGACCAAACAACTCGACTGATGGAGCGTGAGATTATTGAGATTGCGCCTCTTGCTTATATGCGTGGCCGAACCTTGGAGGACGCTTTTGTAATCTTGGATGAGGCGCAAAATACAACCATTATGCAGATGAAAATGTTTCTGACCCGCCTTGGTTTTCACTCCAAGATGATTGTGAATGGGGATAGTAGTCAGATCGACCTACCACGAAATGTCAAGTCTGGGCTGATTGATGCAACTGAAAAGCTAAAGAAGATTCCGCAGATTGACTTCGTACATTTTTCAGCCAAGGACGTTGTCCGCCACCCTGTTGTTGCGGAAATTATCAGAGCTTATGAACCAGAAGAACGTAAGGAATAG
- the pyrH gene encoding UMP kinase, whose protein sequence is MKPKYERILIKLSGEALAGERGVGIDIPTVQKIAQEIQEVAASGVQIALVIGGGNLWRGEPAAEAGMDRVQADYTGMLGTVMNALVMADALQQFGVDTRVQTAIAMQSVAEPYIRGRALRHLEKGRIVIFGAGIGSPYFSTDTTAALRAAEIQADAILMAKNGVDGVYNADPKKDANAVKFNELTHREVISRGLKIMDATASTLSMDNDIDLVVFNMNESGNIKRVVFGEQIGTTVSNNKEAK, encoded by the coding sequence ATGAAACCAAAATATGAACGTATTCTTATAAAATTATCTGGAGAAGCCTTGGCTGGTGAACGTGGTGTGGGAATTGATATTCCAACTGTTCAAAAAATAGCTCAAGAAATTCAAGAAGTGGCTGCTTCAGGTGTTCAGATTGCTTTGGTAATTGGTGGTGGAAATCTTTGGCGTGGAGAGCCAGCAGCAGAAGCTGGTATGGATCGTGTTCAGGCTGACTATACTGGTATGCTTGGGACAGTGATGAATGCCTTGGTCATGGCAGATGCGTTGCAACAGTTTGGTGTTGATACTCGGGTACAGACAGCCATTGCCATGCAATCAGTCGCAGAGCCTTATATTCGTGGACGTGCCTTGCGCCATTTAGAAAAAGGTAGAATTGTGATTTTTGGTGCAGGAATTGGTTCTCCTTATTTTTCAACGGATACAACGGCAGCCCTTCGTGCAGCTGAAATTCAGGCAGATGCTATCTTAATGGCCAAAAATGGGGTGGATGGTGTCTACAATGCTGATCCGAAGAAAGACGCAAACGCTGTGAAGTTTAACGAGTTGACTCACCGAGAAGTGATTAGCCGTGGCTTGAAAATCATGGATGCGACAGCCTCTACCTTATCGATGGACAATGACATTGACCTTGTTGTCTTTAATATGAATGAGTCAGGCAATATCAAACGAGTAGTATTTGGCGAACAAATTGGAACAACGGTTTCAAATAACAAAGAAGCAAAATAA
- a CDS encoding GBS Bsp-like repeat-containing protein: MKNSRRSQHQLQRVIHLGVSLCVLGLLSLSGSLSVQGLEESLSSTSQAADTIVEDRSATSESSSQVDSSRSMISSTHADLTNASSESSSSSSSINTSASQSETLSGSIDGKTVENSPASKQSAVTEPKSDKISGEASPLYRLYHTGLRVHLYTRDQNEYNVLGSNGWNQEGIAWQTAVQQGEIVYRLYHPGLRVHLYTKDVNEYQTLAVRGWRQEGEAYRSYGSIPVYRLYHPGLQRHLYTYDENEYKVLGSRGWKQEGIAFYGIGAGIGNTSPVVSTPPSMPTVSGKLSVQVGANGQFDVKITDVQPKEQISAVKVAIWSEVGGQDDIAWYTANRAANGDYQLTVHAQNHGYQYGAYQVHLYYELPAKQMVGIQQARVILPEGPAAGKLSISSGNQDELSFDAIVSDIVAPSGLEEVAVAVWSEAGGQDDLKWYTASKQSDGQYRVHVNVADHHYSFGTYHIHAYLTSKSKKAVNIATATTVVAQPSQSVTIASSYLGTGNYRLQFNGVFADKQLRFAVWSEVNGQDDLKWYEASRKDAATFVGQFNAQQHSHTGNYQVHLYAVVNGQMKGLASTTIHVPKADFSAPYYSQRDSRWGGRVYGLWRFNDSGCVPTAMAMIISGLKGEGVSPVTVGEHLYHQTLEFNRGYFGTSSRGIALAAKNWGLKTNVLNSQIELTRALQDGYYVAAAVGPGRFVLNSTHELVLKGYKNGNTYVMDPYNPNNNGWYSIDYLWAIQSKDSIDLTEGRPFLKITD, encoded by the coding sequence ATGAAAAATAGTAGACGTTCGCAGCATCAATTACAACGAGTCATTCATCTTGGAGTTTCATTATGCGTGTTGGGCCTATTGAGTTTATCAGGTAGTTTATCCGTCCAAGGGTTAGAGGAGTCGCTTTCTTCTACTAGTCAAGCAGCTGATACGATTGTAGAGGATAGGTCTGCCACAAGTGAGTCTAGTTCGCAGGTTGATTCTAGTCGTTCAATGATTTCCTCTACTCATGCTGATTTGACAAATGCTAGTTCAGAATCATCTTCTAGTAGTTCTTCCATCAATACATCAGCTAGTCAGTCTGAAACACTTTCAGGTTCTATTGATGGAAAGACGGTAGAAAATTCTCCTGCATCGAAACAATCAGCAGTAACTGAGCCAAAGAGTGACAAGATATCTGGCGAAGCATCCCCACTTTATCGTTTATATCATACAGGCTTACGTGTCCATCTTTATACCCGAGATCAAAATGAATACAATGTTTTAGGTAGTAATGGTTGGAATCAAGAAGGGATAGCTTGGCAAACTGCTGTACAACAAGGTGAAATTGTTTACCGTTTGTATCATCCTGGTTTGCGTGTCCATCTCTACACCAAAGATGTGAATGAGTATCAGACTCTAGCAGTCCGAGGTTGGCGCCAAGAAGGTGAGGCCTACCGTTCTTATGGTTCTATCCCTGTATATCGTCTGTATCATCCAGGGCTACAACGTCATTTGTATACATATGATGAAAATGAATATAAGGTCTTGGGAAGCCGTGGTTGGAAGCAGGAAGGAATTGCTTTTTATGGCATTGGAGCAGGTATTGGAAATACAAGTCCGGTTGTGAGCACTCCTCCTTCTATGCCGACAGTCTCAGGGAAATTAAGTGTACAAGTTGGGGCGAATGGGCAGTTTGATGTAAAAATAACAGATGTTCAGCCTAAGGAACAAATTTCTGCTGTAAAGGTAGCTATATGGTCTGAAGTAGGTGGACAAGATGATATTGCTTGGTACACTGCGAATCGGGCAGCAAATGGGGATTATCAATTGACTGTTCATGCTCAAAATCATGGTTATCAATATGGAGCTTACCAAGTACATCTATACTATGAATTACCGGCAAAGCAGATGGTTGGTATTCAACAAGCTCGTGTGATATTGCCAGAAGGTCCTGCAGCTGGAAAACTATCGATTAGTAGTGGAAATCAAGACGAATTGAGTTTTGATGCTATTGTGTCAGATATTGTAGCACCTAGTGGTCTGGAGGAAGTAGCGGTAGCTGTGTGGTCTGAAGCAGGTGGACAAGATGACTTAAAATGGTATACAGCTAGCAAGCAGTCAGATGGTCAGTATCGAGTTCATGTAAATGTAGCAGATCATCATTATTCATTTGGAACTTATCACATCCATGCCTACCTTACGTCTAAATCGAAAAAAGCAGTCAATATTGCTACAGCGACTACAGTAGTAGCGCAGCCTAGCCAGTCCGTTACGATTGCTTCTAGCTATTTAGGGACTGGAAATTATCGTCTGCAGTTTAACGGAGTATTTGCGGACAAACAGTTACGCTTTGCGGTTTGGTCTGAAGTAAATGGTCAGGATGATTTAAAATGGTACGAGGCATCACGAAAAGATGCAGCGACATTTGTCGGTCAGTTCAATGCCCAACAGCATTCTCACACAGGGAACTATCAGGTCCATCTCTATGCGGTTGTCAATGGTCAAATGAAAGGCTTGGCATCTACTACTATTCACGTTCCTAAGGCTGATTTCTCTGCTCCTTATTATTCCCAAAGAGATAGTCGCTGGGGAGGACGAGTGTATGGACTTTGGCGTTTTAATGATTCTGGTTGCGTGCCGACTGCAATGGCAATGATCATTTCAGGTTTAAAAGGTGAAGGGGTAAGTCCTGTGACGGTTGGAGAGCATCTGTATCATCAAACCTTGGAATTTAACCGCGGTTATTTTGGAACAAGTAGTAGAGGTATCGCGTTAGCAGCTAAGAACTGGGGGTTAAAAACAAATGTGTTAAATTCGCAAATAGAACTGACACGTGCCCTTCAAGATGGTTACTATGTTGCGGCAGCAGTAGGGCCTGGACGTTTTGTGCTTAATAGTACCCATGAACTGGTTTTAAAAGGGTATAAAAATGGCAATACCTATGTTATGGATCCTTACAATCCTAACAATAATGGCTGGTATAGTATTGATTATTTATGGGCAATTCAAAGTAAAGATTCAATTGACTTGACAGAAGGACGACCATTTTTGAAGATAACAGATTGA
- the cvfB gene encoding RNA-binding virulence regulatory protein CvfB has protein sequence MNQLLATVITGLVTDENKEYYFVQKEGLTFALAKEEGEHQLGESIKGFVYTDMKQKLRLTTKEVTATRTSFGWGEVTEVRRDLGVFLDTGLPDKQVVVSLDVLPEIKELWPKKGDKLYVRYDVDKKDRIWALPAFQEDFQRLAGPAYDNMQNQNLRAIVYRLKLSGTFVYLPDNNMLGFIHPSERFAEPRLGEELQVRVIGYRQVDRTLNLSVKPRSFEMLENDAQMVLTYLESNGGFMTLNDKSSPDEIKATFGISKGQFKKALGGLMKAGKIKQDELGTELI, from the coding sequence ATGAATCAATTATTAGCAACGGTTATTACAGGTCTCGTGACAGATGAGAACAAGGAGTATTACTTTGTCCAAAAGGAAGGCTTGACCTTTGCACTGGCAAAAGAAGAGGGAGAACACCAACTAGGTGAGTCTATTAAAGGCTTTGTCTATACAGATATGAAGCAAAAGCTTCGTCTGACGACCAAAGAAGTGACGGCAACCCGCACGAGTTTTGGCTGGGGAGAGGTGACAGAAGTCCGCCGTGATTTAGGTGTCTTTCTTGATACCGGTTTACCAGACAAGCAAGTGGTTGTCTCACTAGATGTGTTGCCAGAAATCAAAGAATTGTGGCCAAAAAAGGGCGATAAACTGTATGTTCGATATGATGTGGATAAGAAGGATCGCATCTGGGCGCTTCCAGCCTTCCAAGAAGACTTTCAACGTTTGGCAGGGCCAGCCTATGACAATATGCAAAACCAGAATCTACGTGCTATTGTTTATCGTTTAAAATTGAGTGGAACCTTTGTTTACCTGCCAGATAACAATATGTTAGGTTTTATTCATCCAAGCGAGCGGTTTGCAGAGCCACGTTTGGGGGAAGAATTACAGGTACGGGTCATCGGTTATCGGCAGGTAGATCGGACCTTAAACTTGTCTGTCAAGCCACGTTCCTTTGAGATGTTGGAAAACGATGCGCAGATGGTCTTGACGTATTTGGAAAGCAATGGTGGTTTTATGACCTTAAATGACAAGTCATCTCCGGACGAGATTAAGGCTACATTTGGGATTTCAAAAGGTCAATTTAAAAAAGCTCTTGGTGGCTTAATGAAGGCTGGAAAAATTAAGCAGGACGAATTGGGGACAGAGTTAATCTAG
- a CDS encoding D-alanyl-D-alanine carboxypeptidase family protein, which produces MKRVVVWCLVFILSLVSVPVWADELMDITRAAGYDVKDINRPRSSIIIDGNTGNILWQDNPDEVRDPASMSKVMTLYLVYEAISQGKLTEDTVITATEKDQAIAGIYEISNNKIVAGVDYTVGELITMTAVPSSNATTVMLANYLSNNDPDTFLDMMNAKSQELGMTNTHWFNASGASAASFNGYYNPIRYDQYAPNQTTARDLAILVYHFLKNYPGILEHTKHPVVTVKAGTPYEETFETYNYSLPGARYGIEGVDGLKTGSSPRGAFNYIATAKRGEQRLISLIMGVGDWSDQDGEYYRHPFGNALLEKAYADYDYKKVLSAGKQTINGQTYQVPSDVYATVRRGQEPTYTVENNQLRVNNDLEVVSPLISDSLAVEPMGNDAKTSATSSTNTGNTMLNKVTSIDWHLRSYWYVFLLPLVLICLILPFLIAHRKSKKRREKMAEEAGLRSRRYRRR; this is translated from the coding sequence GTGAAGAGAGTTGTTGTATGGTGTTTGGTGTTCATCTTGTCCTTGGTGTCAGTACCGGTCTGGGCGGATGAGCTGATGGATATTACGCGGGCTGCGGGATATGATGTGAAAGACATCAATCGTCCTAGATCCTCTATCATTATTGATGGAAATACTGGTAATATTTTATGGCAAGACAATCCCGATGAAGTTCGTGATCCTGCTAGTATGAGTAAGGTAATGACACTTTACCTCGTTTATGAGGCGATAAGCCAAGGGAAATTAACGGAAGATACTGTTATTACAGCGACAGAAAAGGATCAGGCCATTGCCGGTATCTATGAAATTTCAAATAATAAAATTGTTGCAGGAGTTGACTATACCGTTGGTGAATTGATTACCATGACAGCTGTTCCGTCTTCAAATGCGACAACTGTTATGTTGGCGAATTATCTTTCAAACAATGATCCAGATACCTTCTTGGATATGATGAATGCTAAATCGCAAGAGCTAGGCATGACCAACACTCATTGGTTCAATGCGAGTGGGGCATCAGCTGCTTCTTTCAATGGCTACTACAATCCGATACGTTATGACCAATATGCACCTAATCAAACAACAGCAAGAGATTTGGCTATTCTAGTCTATCATTTCCTGAAAAACTATCCTGGAATTTTAGAGCATACCAAACATCCTGTGGTAACGGTGAAAGCAGGAACTCCTTATGAAGAAACCTTTGAAACCTATAATTATTCTTTACCGGGTGCTCGGTATGGTATTGAGGGAGTAGACGGCTTGAAAACAGGTTCTAGTCCGCGTGGAGCCTTTAACTACATCGCAACGGCAAAACGTGGAGAACAACGATTGATTAGTCTCATTATGGGAGTGGGTGATTGGTCTGATCAAGATGGAGAATACTATCGTCATCCATTTGGTAACGCCTTGTTGGAAAAGGCCTATGCGGATTATGACTATAAAAAAGTCTTGTCTGCAGGGAAACAGACAATCAATGGTCAAACCTATCAAGTACCGTCTGATGTTTATGCAACGGTGCGCCGTGGTCAAGAACCGACCTATACTGTTGAAAACAATCAGTTGCGGGTCAACAATGATCTTGAAGTGGTCAGTCCTCTGATTTCAGATAGTCTAGCTGTTGAGCCAATGGGAAATGATGCGAAAACATCTGCTACCAGTAGTACGAATACTGGAAATACCATGCTAAATAAAGTAACTTCTATTGATTGGCATCTTCGTAGCTATTGGTATGTTTTCTTGCTTCCGCTTGTCCTCATCTGTTTGATACTCCCTTTCCTCATTGCCCATCGCAAGAGTAAAAAACGTCGTGAGAAAATGGCAGAAGAAGCTGGATTGCGTTCGCGTCGCTACCGTCGGAGATAG